A single window of Sphingobacterium sp. ML3W DNA harbors:
- a CDS encoding ABC transporter ATP-binding protein encodes MIVLENTSKLYKDKEALSGLSLSVSEGEIYGLLGPNGAGKSTTLNILLGFLKPDNGRALVNGNDTSTDTLKARKQIGYIPENVSLYPYLTGIENLDYFCKLAGINYKKSELADFLTACGLQQDAHGKKTETYSKGMRQKVGIAIAYAKKAKVYLLDEPASGLDPLASNELSVLLKKLATEGAAILMASHDIFRVRETCNKIGILKNGVLVKEMQTSEVTANQLEKIYLDYMQS; translated from the coding sequence ATGATAGTATTAGAAAATACAAGCAAATTATACAAAGATAAAGAGGCGCTAAGTGGGCTTTCCTTATCTGTATCGGAAGGTGAAATATATGGGTTGCTGGGACCTAACGGAGCTGGAAAATCGACCACATTGAACATCTTGTTGGGTTTTCTAAAACCAGACAATGGCAGAGCTTTGGTTAATGGAAATGATACCAGCACCGATACCCTTAAAGCAAGAAAACAGATTGGTTATATTCCAGAAAACGTGAGTCTTTATCCTTATCTCACTGGAATAGAAAATCTGGATTACTTCTGCAAATTGGCCGGAATCAACTACAAAAAATCGGAACTTGCAGATTTCCTAACAGCTTGCGGATTACAACAAGATGCCCACGGTAAAAAAACTGAAACGTACTCCAAAGGAATGCGCCAGAAAGTAGGCATCGCCATTGCTTATGCCAAAAAAGCTAAGGTTTACCTTTTGGACGAACCCGCAAGTGGTTTAGACCCACTGGCAAGTAATGAACTTTCTGTTCTACTCAAAAAATTGGCTACCGAAGGAGCTGCCATATTGATGGCTTCACACGATATTTTCAGAGTTCGAGAAACCTGTAATAAAATAGGCATACTTAAAAATGGTGTATTGGTAAAAGAAATGCAAACATCCGAAGTAACCGCTAACCAACTGGAAAAAATATATCTGGACTATATGCAGAGCTAA
- a CDS encoding TonB-dependent receptor encodes MNKSINKYFGVLQRNLPRRSVKKNAVTLSSHLFLSVTFSASLFAQEVKKDSTTILQEVIITAPLNKSFEVNVGGFGSKDVMDVPLTIQTYGTKNIREMSARTVRDVLISDPSVQSSSYGGGFDNFRLRGFAMDNFNTIRRDGLTLAPHYDVPLELIERVDVLKGPSGFLYGFNSPGGTINYIPKRPTIKPYNSLTLQTSTLQDYYAAIDHSMSLLNGKIGYRLNAGMEKVGNFNHFGDLERRYIGLATDFKISKKALLQVNADWAWKSAMSDPLLRADQSSRIDPLDPTTFILPPKIDRRDALSPSWYRHKTEAYNIEAKFDYTLNEHWTSITQANYSQVNRHGGYVDLFNIQPNGDIGHADLYQSRGEVFSTWSLQSYLAGKFSTGTLKHDLFTGVSHKQFRDKSPYWDFVESVNGISVSDISVGNILNPIQPSRWDFGAEKEIDFKSSIQESSVFASDLITLNPKFQVLLGGRYIWYKARNLSAVAAPQDKNVFVPTGALIYRPFKNLMSYISYSRGFEKGDYAPFNANNANQPTDAIASTQYEVGLKMDFNKRFNLGMAFYDVKRDASYLNIANDFVSNGKFHHRGIELNTTTKLLQSLTLLGNIAYMDTELKEVTDLTALGKRTEGAPRWKGTIGARYALSFLPNLAIDCNLNYMGDRPVDAQNSGFIPSYTLLDAGISYNTKIGKSATMFRLHGRNLTDKYYYSGVYYSGGAEIGRTREIFLTAQFRL; translated from the coding sequence ATGAATAAATCTATTAATAAGTATTTCGGTGTACTACAGCGTAACTTACCTCGAAGATCAGTGAAAAAAAATGCAGTAACGCTATCATCTCACCTTTTTTTGAGCGTTACGTTTTCCGCTTCTCTCTTCGCTCAGGAAGTCAAAAAAGATTCAACAACCATATTGCAGGAAGTAATCATTACCGCTCCCTTAAACAAATCTTTTGAAGTGAACGTGGGAGGATTTGGAAGCAAAGATGTTATGGACGTACCACTGACAATACAAACTTATGGAACAAAAAATATACGAGAAATGTCTGCGCGAACGGTTCGCGATGTTTTGATTTCAGATCCTTCTGTACAAAGTTCTTCTTATGGTGGAGGGTTTGACAATTTTCGTTTACGTGGTTTTGCAATGGATAATTTTAATACCATACGTCGGGATGGACTTACATTAGCTCCTCATTACGATGTTCCGTTAGAGTTGATAGAACGTGTGGATGTGCTTAAAGGACCTTCAGGATTTTTATATGGATTCAATTCTCCCGGAGGAACCATTAATTATATACCAAAACGACCAACTATAAAACCTTATAACAGTCTTACTCTGCAAACGTCAACTTTACAGGATTACTATGCGGCTATTGACCATAGTATGTCTTTGTTGAATGGCAAGATTGGCTATCGTTTAAACGCAGGGATGGAAAAAGTTGGAAATTTTAATCACTTTGGTGATCTGGAACGCAGGTATATAGGACTTGCAACAGATTTCAAAATAAGTAAAAAGGCCCTTTTACAAGTAAATGCAGACTGGGCTTGGAAAAGTGCAATGTCTGATCCTTTGTTACGAGCTGATCAAAGTAGTCGTATAGACCCTTTAGATCCAACTACTTTTATTCTTCCACCTAAAATAGATCGTCGGGATGCGCTTTCGCCTTCGTGGTACCGACACAAAACCGAGGCTTACAATATAGAAGCCAAATTTGATTATACTTTGAATGAACACTGGACATCTATTACTCAAGCAAACTATTCTCAAGTGAACCGTCACGGTGGTTATGTAGATTTGTTCAATATCCAGCCTAATGGTGATATTGGTCATGCCGACCTTTACCAATCCCGAGGGGAGGTATTTAGCACATGGTCCTTGCAAAGCTATCTAGCGGGAAAATTCTCTACCGGAACCCTAAAACACGATTTGTTTACAGGAGTATCTCACAAACAATTCAGGGATAAAAGCCCTTACTGGGATTTTGTAGAAAGCGTTAACGGCATCAGTGTAAGTGATATTTCCGTAGGTAACATACTGAATCCAATACAGCCGTCTCGTTGGGACTTTGGTGCAGAAAAGGAGATAGATTTTAAATCTAGCATACAGGAAAGTTCTGTCTTTGCAAGTGATCTCATTACACTAAACCCCAAATTTCAGGTATTGCTTGGAGGGCGTTACATTTGGTACAAGGCTCGTAACCTATCGGCTGTTGCCGCTCCGCAAGATAAAAATGTATTTGTACCTACAGGTGCATTAATCTATCGACCATTCAAAAATCTGATGAGTTACATCAGTTATTCCAGAGGTTTTGAAAAAGGAGATTACGCACCCTTCAATGCAAATAATGCCAACCAACCAACAGATGCCATTGCATCCACTCAATATGAAGTTGGCTTAAAAATGGACTTTAATAAACGCTTTAACCTGGGTATGGCATTTTACGATGTAAAACGCGATGCCAGTTACCTGAATATAGCAAATGATTTTGTCAGCAATGGGAAGTTCCATCATCGCGGTATTGAGTTAAATACCACAACTAAATTATTACAGAGCCTAACTTTATTGGGCAATATTGCCTATATGGATACAGAGCTTAAAGAGGTAACAGACCTAACGGCTTTAGGAAAACGTACCGAAGGTGCACCACGTTGGAAAGGTACCATTGGAGCAAGGTATGCTTTATCATTCTTACCTAATCTAGCTATAGATTGCAACCTGAACTATATGGGAGATCGCCCTGTAGATGCTCAAAACAGTGGATTTATTCCTAGCTACACCTTATTGGATGCGGGTATTAGTTACAATACGAAAATTGGTAAATCAGCAACCATGTTCCGATTGCATGGTAGAAATTTAACCGACAAATATTACTATTCTGGAGTTTATTACAGCGGAGGTGCAGAAATAGGTCGTACCCGGGAGATTTTCCTTACTGCACAATTCCGTTTATAA
- a CDS encoding Fur family transcriptional regulator, which yields MKQPRNTVAKAEILRLISLSEIALSHSELQHILDGLCDRVTTYRILDRLVSEGLIHKIANIDGIVKYAACHDCSATKHHHDHLHFSCEQCHTITCLEDIEPTYKVPEKYKVKEVNFTVSGICPQCS from the coding sequence ATGAAGCAACCAAGAAATACTGTGGCCAAGGCAGAAATATTAAGATTGATCAGCCTGTCTGAAATTGCACTATCTCATTCTGAATTACAACATATTCTGGATGGTTTATGTGATAGAGTAACTACTTACAGAATATTGGATAGATTGGTATCAGAAGGACTTATCCATAAGATTGCCAATATTGACGGGATAGTAAAATATGCCGCATGTCACGATTGTTCTGCTACGAAGCATCATCACGATCATCTGCACTTTAGTTGTGAACAATGTCATACAATAACCTGTCTTGAAGATATTGAACCTACTTACAAAGTACCTGAAAAATATAAAGTAAAGGAAGTGAATTTTACGGTGTCAGGAATTTGCCCACAGTGTTCATGA
- a CDS encoding DNA alkylation repair protein yields the protein MTEVKRKGARSTKDIPADILAQLNRGEIETANLVEWLAVDQKLLLENLLKQHRRTDYLKPILSNIDQLKKQTVNTINEAIGTSLFEKATQNNDKYFLAIMANHTADLVRCWTTYTIGKNECLNITQALKKIQKFSADKHFGVREISWMAVRNKITVDLEKSIVILAEWTTNEDENIRRFATEATRPRGVWCEHIGAFKHNPVLALPILEPLKSDPAKYVQNSVANWLNDASKTQPDFVKELCERWDKESGTKETRYIIKKALRTIDKK from the coding sequence ATGACTGAAGTAAAAAGAAAGGGCGCAAGAAGCACAAAAGATATTCCAGCAGATATTTTAGCACAGCTGAACCGTGGTGAAATTGAAACAGCCAACCTTGTAGAATGGTTGGCAGTTGACCAAAAACTTTTGCTTGAAAATTTGCTGAAACAGCATAGACGAACAGATTATTTAAAACCCATTCTGTCTAATATTGACCAACTGAAAAAGCAAACGGTAAACACGATAAATGAAGCTATTGGCACAAGCCTTTTTGAAAAGGCAACACAAAATAACGACAAATATTTTTTGGCAATTATGGCAAATCATACTGCCGACCTTGTTCGTTGTTGGACCACCTACACCATCGGGAAAAACGAATGCCTGAACATAACACAAGCCCTTAAAAAAATCCAAAAATTTTCGGCAGACAAACATTTTGGAGTACGAGAAATCAGTTGGATGGCTGTTAGGAATAAAATAACCGTGGATTTAGAAAAGAGTATTGTGATTCTTGCCGAATGGACAACCAATGAAGATGAAAATATAAGACGGTTTGCAACAGAAGCAACAAGACCTCGTGGTGTTTGGTGCGAACATATTGGAGCATTTAAACATAATCCTGTATTGGCGTTGCCCATCTTAGAGCCGTTGAAATCCGACCCTGCAAAATATGTACAGAACAGTGTAGCCAACTGGCTAAATGATGCCAGTAAAACCCAACCCGATTTTGTAAAAGAGCTTTGTGAACGTTGGGATAAAGAAAGCGGAACAAAAGAAACAAGATACATTATCAAAAAAGCATTGCGGACTATTGATAAGAAATAG
- a CDS encoding peroxiredoxin-like family protein — translation MKRDMKNLRQQIEQLNESLAKQLPTEVLEVFGKSIQDLKSINMEENSISIGERFPDFGLSNTNNEIVELKELLKNGKVIVAFFRGSWCPYCNLELNALQENPRKITDRKATLVTISPQTADYSEELKNNHLLDFELLMDKDNALAKQLGISFGLQEYVIPTYRSLGIELSEYNGNDTNELPVPAVFVIDTNGCITFKFVDTDYTNRIAIQELIEQL, via the coding sequence ATGAAACGAGATATGAAAAATTTAAGGCAACAGATTGAGCAGCTAAATGAAAGTTTAGCAAAACAACTTCCAACAGAAGTTTTAGAAGTATTTGGCAAATCTATTCAGGATTTGAAATCCATAAATATGGAAGAAAACAGTATTAGCATAGGTGAAAGATTTCCTGATTTCGGCCTGTCCAATACAAATAATGAAATTGTAGAATTAAAAGAGCTTCTAAAAAACGGAAAAGTGATTGTAGCCTTTTTTCGTGGCAGTTGGTGTCCTTATTGCAATCTTGAATTGAATGCATTACAAGAAAACCCAAGAAAGATTACTGACAGAAAAGCAACGCTTGTAACTATCTCTCCGCAAACAGCCGATTATAGTGAAGAATTAAAGAATAATCACCTATTGGATTTTGAGCTATTGATGGACAAAGACAATGCTTTGGCTAAACAACTGGGCATTTCGTTTGGGCTTCAGGAATATGTAATTCCTACTTACCGCAGTTTGGGAATTGAGCTGTCAGAATACAACGGGAACGATACTAACGAACTTCCTGTTCCTGCCGTTTTTGTAATAGATACAAATGGTTGTATTACATTCAAGTTTGTTGATACAGACTATACAAACAGGATAGCTATTCAAGAACTTATTGAACAATTATGA
- a CDS encoding winged helix-turn-helix transcriptional regulator produces the protein MKTKERTIKEKDCPLEFAVNAISGKWKIPIVWRINKGEKRPSEMLRGIAKVDRRVLNQQLTELVQDGILNKKTFNELPPRVEYSLTPLGENLVDVLWKLNDWGKVLLEYSNEE, from the coding sequence ATGAAAACAAAGGAACGAACCATAAAAGAAAAAGATTGCCCATTGGAATTTGCCGTAAATGCCATAAGTGGGAAATGGAAGATACCGATTGTATGGCGAATTAACAAGGGTGAAAAACGTCCCAGTGAAATGTTAAGAGGCATTGCCAAAGTGGACAGACGTGTTTTAAACCAACAGTTAACTGAACTAGTGCAAGACGGAATCTTAAATAAGAAAACCTTTAACGAACTCCCACCACGTGTCGAATATTCGCTTACGCCACTTGGCGAAAACTTAGTAGATGTGCTTTGGAAATTAAACGATTGGGGGAAAGTCTTATTGGAATATTCTAACGAAGAATAA
- a CDS encoding cysteine hydrolase produces the protein MNKVFLILAILLLTQHKMNAQNISIEQAKPYLEAFQKQFTIPESYHFHSVQKIEADHAPAFFFRYQKDENKGMNGEHFSFIISERDKQVLGFTNMDKRYANLNMPSKSETERIAKAFLKKLDGSLSVDLENLWIDRHDEQIFVDSDKRVTIAGMKYKCYRQSTDDYAWVIVGFDGTIVTFERNIKWNMDEQRRITEKWLHDNWLIDHSSISMGKSALVLIETQNEWMHTEGKLNKALVTDKGMMSKSIANIEKALTYARKNNMEVIHVGLRFEKGYPELANGKSGLRKAIPTAGTFPINEFGSQFYDTVKPIEGEFIVTGRVGASGFTGSNLDAYLRNNKIENIYLAGYATHVCVESTLRDGHERSYNTYVISDATSAFNQTQQDYFLSDIVHHFGEHLSTQEFINE, from the coding sequence ATGAACAAAGTATTTTTAATTCTAGCAATCCTGCTATTAACACAACACAAGATGAACGCACAGAACATTTCCATTGAACAGGCAAAGCCTTATCTGGAGGCATTCCAAAAACAATTTACCATCCCTGAAAGCTATCATTTCCATTCTGTCCAAAAAATAGAGGCTGATCACGCTCCAGCTTTTTTTTTCCGTTATCAGAAAGACGAAAACAAGGGAATGAATGGAGAACATTTTTCATTCATTATTTCTGAAAGGGACAAACAGGTTTTAGGTTTTACCAATATGGACAAAAGATATGCTAATCTGAATATGCCCTCCAAGAGCGAAACTGAAAGAATTGCAAAAGCTTTCTTAAAAAAACTGGACGGGTCTTTATCGGTTGATCTGGAAAATCTTTGGATTGACAGACACGATGAACAAATTTTCGTAGATAGCGACAAGCGGGTAACCATTGCCGGTATGAAATACAAATGTTATCGGCAATCGACGGATGACTATGCTTGGGTCATTGTCGGGTTTGATGGCACTATAGTGACCTTTGAAAGGAACATCAAGTGGAACATGGACGAACAAAGAAGGATTACGGAAAAATGGCTTCATGATAATTGGTTGATAGATCATTCTTCTATTTCTATGGGAAAATCTGCCCTTGTCCTGATTGAAACTCAAAACGAATGGATGCACACCGAAGGTAAATTGAACAAAGCATTGGTAACGGACAAAGGAATGATGTCAAAATCCATTGCGAATATTGAGAAAGCGTTAACCTATGCACGCAAGAACAACATGGAAGTTATTCACGTTGGTTTGCGTTTTGAAAAAGGTTATCCTGAACTGGCAAACGGAAAGAGTGGATTGCGCAAAGCCATCCCCACTGCCGGAACATTTCCGATCAATGAATTTGGTTCACAGTTCTATGATACGGTAAAACCGATTGAAGGTGAATTTATCGTTACCGGGCGTGTTGGGGCAAGTGGATTCACGGGTTCAAATTTAGATGCTTACCTACGAAACAATAAAATAGAAAACATCTATTTGGCTGGTTATGCTACCCATGTTTGCGTCGAAAGTACGTTGAGAGATGGGCACGAAAGAAGCTACAATACCTATGTTATTTCGGATGCTACCTCAGCTTTCAATCAGACGCAACAGGATTATTTTCTGAGTGATATCGTTCATCATTTCGGTGAACACCTATCAACCCAAGAATTTATAAATGAGTAA
- a CDS encoding MerR family transcriptional regulator, with protein MGKLEANKELSFDFDFLDKLVVGIGEVSQITGIPTRQIRYWEEKGIVGSLTEEEGKNRRYDYENIKKMLLIKELMDEGYTLDASAEKVKKRMEMIEETLNKLKNGNK; from the coding sequence ATGGGCAAATTAGAAGCAAACAAAGAACTGTCATTTGATTTTGACTTTTTAGATAAACTTGTTGTAGGTATTGGTGAAGTTTCTCAAATTACCGGTATCCCAACACGGCAGATCCGCTATTGGGAAGAAAAAGGTATTGTCGGAAGTTTAACCGAAGAAGAAGGGAAAAACAGGCGATATGATTATGAGAACATCAAAAAGATGCTTCTTATCAAAGAACTGATGGATGAAGGTTATACGCTAGATGCTTCAGCTGAAAAAGTGAAGAAACGCATGGAAATGATAGAGGAAACGCTGAACAAATTAAAGAACGGAAACAAGTAA
- the mobC gene encoding conjugal transfer protein MobC yields MQGEDDLRGLAKVMAFMRAVSILLVLMHLYWFCYGFFIERGWTLEIINKILGNFQRTAGLFSHTLYTKVFAIVLLALSCLGTKGVKNEKITWSKIYVALGIGFVLFFLNTPLLKLSPIIGAFFYILTMGLGYIALMMAGVWISRLLKNNLMDDVFNMENESFMQETKLMENEYSVNLPTKFWYNKKQHNGWINIVNPFRATIVLGTPGSGKSYAIVNNYIKQQIEKGFSMYIYDFKFDDLSTIAYNHLLKHKDKYEIQPKFYVINFDDPRKSHRCNPLNPDFLTDISDAYEAAYTIMLNLNRSWIQKQGDFFVESPIILLAAIIWYLKIYDNGKYCTFPHAIELLNKKYSDVFTILTSYSELENYLSPFMDAWQGGAQDQLQGQIASAKIPLSRMISPQLYWVMTGDDFSLDINNPKEPKILCVGNNPDRQNIYSAALGLYNSRIVKLINKKGQLKSSVIIDELPTIYFRGLDNLIATARSNKVAVCLGFQDYSQLIRDYGDKEAKVIQNTVGNIFSGQVVGETAKSLSERFGKVLQKRQSLTINRNDKSTSISTQLDSLIPASKISTLTQGIFVGAVSDNFEERIEQKIFHAEIIVDNDTVAAETKAYKKIPEILSFVDDQGNDQMKQEIEANYKQIKKDIVQIIETELERIKNDPDLQHLAQKD; encoded by the coding sequence ATGCAGGGAGAAGACGATTTAAGAGGTTTAGCCAAGGTTATGGCATTTATGAGAGCGGTAAGTATCCTTTTGGTGCTAATGCACCTTTATTGGTTTTGCTACGGTTTCTTTATAGAGCGTGGTTGGACACTAGAAATTATCAATAAAATATTAGGCAATTTCCAACGAACAGCAGGACTGTTTTCACATACTTTATATACCAAAGTGTTTGCAATCGTATTGCTGGCTTTAAGTTGTTTAGGAACTAAGGGCGTGAAGAACGAGAAGATAACCTGGTCTAAAATTTATGTAGCATTGGGAATTGGTTTTGTGCTATTCTTTTTGAACACTCCACTGTTAAAGTTGTCGCCGATTATAGGTGCATTCTTTTATATCCTCACTATGGGGTTAGGTTATATTGCTTTGATGATGGCTGGTGTTTGGATTAGTAGGCTATTGAAAAACAACCTCATGGATGACGTTTTCAATATGGAGAATGAAAGCTTTATGCAGGAAACCAAACTAATGGAAAACGAATATTCTGTCAATCTTCCGACCAAATTTTGGTACAATAAAAAACAGCACAATGGTTGGATTAATATCGTTAATCCTTTCAGGGCAACGATCGTGTTAGGTACTCCTGGATCAGGTAAATCGTATGCGATAGTCAACAACTATATCAAACAACAAATTGAAAAAGGTTTTTCGATGTATATCTACGATTTTAAGTTTGACGACCTTTCTACCATTGCCTATAACCATTTACTGAAGCATAAGGATAAATACGAAATACAGCCCAAATTCTACGTCATCAACTTTGATGACCCTAGAAAGAGCCACCGTTGCAATCCACTCAATCCTGATTTCCTGACGGATATATCCGATGCTTACGAAGCAGCGTATACCATTATGTTGAATCTGAACCGTTCGTGGATACAGAAGCAAGGGGATTTCTTTGTAGAATCTCCAATTATTCTGTTGGCTGCCATTATCTGGTATTTGAAAATCTATGATAACGGTAAGTATTGTACGTTTCCGCACGCTATTGAGTTGTTAAATAAAAAGTACTCGGACGTATTTACAATTCTTACTTCTTATTCAGAACTTGAAAACTATCTTTCTCCGTTTATGGATGCCTGGCAAGGTGGCGCACAAGACCAACTACAGGGACAAATTGCTTCCGCTAAAATTCCTTTATCAAGAATGATATCACCACAATTGTACTGGGTAATGACTGGAGATGACTTTTCATTGGACATCAACAATCCCAAAGAACCAAAGATATTGTGTGTTGGAAACAATCCCGATCGTCAAAATATTTACTCCGCAGCATTAGGCTTATACAATTCACGAATTGTAAAGCTCATTAACAAAAAAGGACAATTAAAGAGTTCGGTTATTATCGATGAGTTACCTACGATCTATTTTAGAGGATTAGATAATCTGATAGCCACTGCTCGAAGCAATAAGGTTGCGGTTTGTTTGGGTTTTCAAGATTACTCTCAATTGATACGGGATTACGGTGACAAAGAAGCCAAGGTTATCCAGAATACAGTCGGTAATATTTTTTCTGGTCAAGTGGTAGGTGAAACTGCAAAAAGTCTTTCAGAACGTTTCGGAAAAGTATTGCAAAAACGCCAGAGTTTGACAATTAATCGTAATGATAAATCCACTTCAATATCAACGCAATTAGATAGTCTGATTCCCGCTTCTAAAATATCAACTTTGACCCAAGGTATATTTGTAGGTGCTGTTTCCGATAATTTTGAAGAACGTATCGAACAGAAAATCTTTCATGCTGAAATTATAGTAGATAATGATACTGTAGCTGCCGAGACAAAAGCCTATAAAAAAATACCCGAAATCTTGTCATTTGTAGATGATCAAGGCAATGACCAAATGAAACAGGAAATTGAAGCGAATTACAAGCAGATAAAAAAGGATATTGTTCAGATTATTGAAACTGAATTGGAGCGTATTAAAAATGATCCAGACTTACAGCATTTGGCACAAAAAGATTAA
- the mobB gene encoding conjugal transfer protein MobB produces MIAKIGRGSSLYGALAYNQLKVEKENGQILFTNRIIETPHGQYSVSQLVQSFEPYLIANRNTEKHTLHISLNPDPKDEVSDEKFKQMAQEYMQEMGYGEQPFVVFKHTDIDRTHIHIVSVCVDEEGKKISDKFEKRRSMNVCRELERKYRLIPATEKEHKQNDKIFQPVNYQEGDVKSQIASVVRHLPKYYQFQTLGEYNALLSLFNITTEKVEGELHGKMRQGLLYIPLNEKDEKVGNPFKASLFGKDAGLLALELHFEKCKTTLKVHPTKQTLKSAVTIALQSTTDELSFKKQLGELGINVVVRRNDTCRIYGMTFIDHNSKTIWNGSRLGKEFSANTFNDYWNHNIKPGIKEVNESQPKLSQSNDMEDLAVEKPHQLFDFLNFPEKHGDGLIEAFGGLLPEAQGEDYEEQDFANKMKKKKKRTRGQK; encoded by the coding sequence ATGATAGCCAAAATTGGAAGAGGAAGTAGTTTGTATGGAGCATTGGCATACAATCAGCTCAAAGTGGAGAAAGAAAATGGGCAAATTCTGTTTACCAATAGAATAATAGAAACACCCCACGGACAATATTCTGTTAGTCAATTGGTGCAATCTTTTGAACCTTATCTGATAGCCAACCGCAATACTGAAAAGCATACGTTACATATTTCTCTCAATCCCGACCCGAAAGATGAGGTAAGTGATGAAAAGTTCAAACAAATGGCGCAAGAATATATGCAGGAGATGGGTTATGGCGAACAACCTTTTGTAGTTTTCAAACATACCGATATAGACCGAACCCATATCCATATTGTATCGGTTTGTGTGGATGAAGAAGGTAAAAAGATTTCGGATAAATTTGAGAAAAGACGATCAATGAACGTATGCCGTGAATTGGAAAGAAAATACAGGTTGATACCCGCTACGGAAAAAGAACATAAACAGAATGACAAGATCTTTCAACCAGTAAATTATCAAGAAGGAGACGTAAAAAGTCAAATAGCTTCGGTTGTCCGTCATCTGCCTAAGTATTACCAGTTCCAAACTTTGGGAGAATATAATGCCTTGCTTTCCCTTTTTAATATTACCACCGAAAAAGTGGAAGGCGAACTACACGGGAAAATGAGACAAGGCTTATTATATATACCTTTAAATGAGAAAGATGAAAAAGTCGGGAATCCATTTAAAGCTTCTCTTTTCGGTAAGGATGCAGGGCTTCTTGCTTTGGAATTGCATTTTGAAAAATGTAAAACGACTTTGAAAGTCCACCCGACCAAGCAGACCTTAAAATCAGCCGTTACCATTGCTCTGCAATCAACAACTGATGAGTTGAGTTTTAAAAAGCAATTAGGAGAATTGGGAATTAATGTAGTCGTTCGTCGGAATGATACATGTCGGATTTACGGAATGACTTTTATTGACCACAATTCAAAAACGATCTGGAACGGCTCTCGTTTGGGAAAAGAGTTTTCTGCAAATACCTTTAATGATTATTGGAACCATAATATCAAACCAGGAATAAAAGAGGTTAACGAATCTCAACCTAAATTATCACAATCAAATGATATGGAAGATTTAGCTGTGGAAAAACCTCATCAATTATTTGACTTTCTAAATTTCCCTGAAAAGCACGGAGATGGTTTGATTGAAGCTTTTGGAGGATTGCTTCCTGAAGCACAGGGTGAGGATTATGAGGAACAGGATTTTGCAAATAAGATGAAGAAAAAGAAAAAACGCACAAGAGGTCAAAAGTAA
- the mobA gene encoding conjugal transfer protein MobA, with protein MNENGNRKQNKGGRTPKSDPSIHRHVFRLTDEENAKLLFLFEASGMTNKARFIISVLFGREIKMVRIDKAVLDYYMRLTSFHSQFRSVGVNYNQIVKLLYKNFTDKKAAAYLYKLEKQTAEMAALCQKIVQLTAEFEEKHLKK; from the coding sequence ATGAATGAAAACGGTAATAGAAAACAGAATAAAGGTGGACGGACACCGAAAAGTGATCCGAGCATCCACCGACACGTTTTTCGCCTGACGGACGAAGAAAACGCTAAATTATTATTTCTTTTTGAAGCATCAGGAATGACCAATAAGGCAAGATTCATCATTTCTGTACTGTTTGGTAGAGAGATAAAAATGGTCAGAATAGACAAAGCTGTGCTGGATTATTATATGCGACTGACCTCTTTTCATAGCCAGTTCCGCTCCGTTGGGGTGAATTATAATCAGATTGTAAAGCTGCTGTATAAGAACTTTACCGATAAAAAGGCAGCTGCATATCTTTATAAATTAGAAAAACAGACGGCTGAAATGGCGGCATTATGTCAAAAAATTGTTCAGTTAACAGCAGAATTTGAAGAAAAACATCTAAAAAAGTAG